AGGTCTACAAGGGCCAGGATTTTGAGGTGTCTACCCTCTTTTCCCCCAGATTGAGGGACAATAACTTCTTTCACTCCCTTAAACACAGCCCCAATCTTCCTACCCACCTCCTTAGTTAACCAATGCACAGGCAAATCCCAAAGTTGCACCCACAGAGGTGCGATGGTAAAGTCTCCATAATTTCCTTCTATCCCCTCTGACCACCTCCTAATAACCAACACTTGGTTGTCTATCACCCACGGGCCCCCTTCCAcaatcctttctttttcttttagacTAGGGATGTTAAACTGGAATAAATTGGGCCCTAGTTCCATAACTGTCAAGTTTTTGGGATAGCTCCAAGCAGCGGCAACAAAATTCTTCACCCCTGTAAAATTCGCAACTTTTTCCCCCATAATTCTACCTATCAAACTTCCTTCACATTCTTTAATTCCACTGTTGAGGTCCTCTAGATTCAGAATAGCTCCTGAAAGCTCATTTCCAGCTAAAGAAAATTTCTGCAACAGCTCGGTTAAATCCCCCTCCATAGATACAGCCAGAGGTTCCAAAAGGTATGACATTTCCACTCCACAAAAGACAAGAGCTTAAAGTCTACCAACAGAAGAAAAATACCCACAAGAACCGACAGGAAGGGGACAACAACAAACAAAGATGACCAGAAAGACACTACCTCAAGAAAAAGACAGATAGATAAATACGTGGAAATCAAGTTAACAAGCTTTTAGCTTACCATGGCCCAAGGCATTTGTGTCGTTTATGCTTCCTTTGGTCGGACCACCTTTATTGACATGGACCATAGCATTTATGGTGCTTCCTGCTTCCTTTGGTCGGACATTCTTAGTAAACTAGTAAGAATAATAGTACTGTAATAACTCTGCATTGGATTCAGGTATATTGGATTCTGGTGTTTGATTGTTTTCCTGGAAAAAGAGTAGCGGGAAAATgtgtttttttgaaaaagttttGAGCTTGCTGAAGATCCCACCACTGGGGGGAGAAAGGTTCTAAtcccaagagagagaaaaagttcCCTCTACACGGAGAGGATTTACTGTTACGAAATTTAGTGTATAAAACATATCATAATTGACTTGTGCTCAAATTGATTAAACTCCCTCGTGAATCTTACttgatttgaattttgaaaagattcttctaatttatttgttttgttggCATGAGACTTCAATTAATCATTTTTACTATTTGGAATTCTTGTGAATAAGCAAGCATCTTGGTGTCTGAAAGATAATATTTTCCAATTCACTTTTGTTACTGACGTGCGtagggtatacatataacattaagctcatcctaatcaaattttacatttataaactccaaaatac
This region of Coffea arabica cultivar ET-39 chromosome 3c, Coffea Arabica ET-39 HiFi, whole genome shotgun sequence genomic DNA includes:
- the LOC113735714 gene encoding uncharacterized protein, producing MSYLLEPLAVSMEGDLTELLQKFSLAGNELSGAILNLEDLNSGIKECEGSLIGRIMGEKVANFTGVKNFVAAAWSYPKNLTVMELGPNLFQFNIPSLKEKERIVEGGPWVIDNQVLVIRRWSEGIEGNYGDFTIAPLWVQLWDLPVHWLTKEVGRKIGAVFKGVKEVIVPQSGGKEGRHLKILALVDLSVPLLRGTVVQTAGKLKWVVFKYERCPDFCYNCGVVGHSERSCKEQRVMMARLSENQYGPWMRAGNTKSPSKERPLKPELSKDKRYWRF